CCAGCAAGCCGCCGATGAGGATGTAGAAGATGCCCGCTACGTTGCTGAGGGACAGCTCGTTCCGTGACGCGTCCTGTTTGTCGTAGTGTTTGCATTCCGTCCTATCGAACCACCATTTGTTTAACAGTTTGGTGAGTTCTCCGTTCTCCTTCAACGACAGCACTGCAAGATTGATTGGATCTCTGCAAAAGAGAAAGGCAAAATCTTATCAATAAAGTTTACAGGAAACACACGGGGAACAATTTGTCTGAAAGTTCGGCAGAATAAACTACATAAAGAGAGACCTAACAGAGTGACTCAGAATCTTTTAACTATCAATACttggtttttaaaataaaaataggcCTAACAAGAGCGTACGCTATGAGTTGCCCAAGAATGGTATTTGGATCTTCAAGCTGTGCTTTACTCAGTACAAGACGGGCGTATGAATATTTGCACATTAGCAGAACATTCGGCATGAAATGCTTATTCctcaaacaaattaattctGTCGCGAGGCGTTTCTGCTGGATAAATACACACTTTATGCCATTCGAACCCGTCCCACGGCGAAGGGaggtaaaggaaaaaaacgcgcacacgtGGTGACGAGCATTATAATAGGCTACCTGGAGGGCACAGGACACTTTTagtcatgtttgttttgttcagctGTCTGGTGGTGTATGTATATCCATGAGTGTGCCCTGTACGTGGTGACAGAATTGGTGTGGATCACGTTTCTGTAGTGGCCCTCGTGTTGGTGCTTCCTCTGCCTCTGCTGCACTTTACAACGCCAACGTGTCTGTTTTCGTGCCATGTGTTGGCTTCCACACTCCACAGCTCGTTCAGACGAGCCCGGAGGGAGCGAAGtgaaaaagcttttttttccccccgagAGCACTGTGGAACTGCTTTTGCAATTGGATCACGACCGTCCATTCAGCCGGCACTGGGTATGTAACCGTCATGCAGCTCTGCCTGCAGCTTCAACAGAGGCGGCACGATGCTGCCAAGAGAGGCTTAAGGATACTTCAGACAGGTACACAATCGAAGGAGCAAGATTTCGAGCGACAAGTCAGTTGATCTTGGGTGAAGATGCTCCGAAGTGTACTTCCGTACCGATGCATACACAACACCGGGCGGCCTTTGCTGAAGTGCAGCAAGAAGGCAGGGTCGAGCTAGATTTGCCAACTTCACCCCGATCCGATGCCGGTGGCAGAAATACCCGACCGGCAAACGTTAGAGCGTGATTGCTAATTGTTTCGAAACACATTTCGTGCCGTTGcgcaaaccaaaccaccaccCGGGCATCATCCAACTGCTCCGTAATGCTGGCAAATGAATGACTTCTCTTGCACTCCTGCCGCTACTTCATTATGCAGTAGTGAAAATAATGTCACACAGTCTCAATCTTCGTCTGCCGTGACTGGGTCGCTGAGGTGACCTAGTAGCGAGCGGGATATAGCCTTGCCCGGACGGCAACTGCCCGCCACGGGGTCTGTCTCGAGAGAGTGCGCCTGccagggggttttttttttgtttgtttcaaacccgtttcgtttgctattCATCCTTACTATTCGTTCTGCCAGGGATAGCGTCGCATTTCGCtgacgaagcaaaaaaaacaggacacCCGGCCGTGGAGTAATGATGCGGAGGGAACTGCTTTTCGTGCGGCACTAATGGGACACGGtcggttgatttgtttgagtTCGGTGCACGCTGCGCTAGactgcacacatacacacccacacacacatatacacacacaagccCTCTCCGTGCAGTCCTTGGTAGGGGCAAGTTTTTGTTTGGGATTCCTTTATGGGGCATCGTTCCGTTCTCACTTTGGCGTGGCCCGTGTGGCACGGTGTGTtcgaatttttattattttgcatttccattttccggatttgtgctggtttttttgtttgtgcagttGCATATTCATTTAGCACAGGGCAGTAcgaggattttcgtttttgtttcatgcaCCCGGGCAATCCACTTGGGCAATTTTGCTGAAGAAAAGTGCACAAAAAAAgctgcatttttttgtgtttccgttttgtcttgatttaaacaaaaaaggattttcTCAAAATGGATGGAAGAGCGTACGCGAGGGACCATCGTACGATTCGTGTAAGAGAAAAAGCAGCAAGCAAACGAAGAATTATGCTGACGTTCGTGCACTGATGGCGGTTGACGGTGGTCGCTTACAATTTGTCGACCTTCGGTCGCTTGTGGCTGTCCCCGAGTGGGGTACACAATAGTCACGAGCTGCATACAGCATGCAGCCGATATGAGTGCATGCGACCAGTAAATATTTTCGGCATGTCAAAACGGGAGTTTTGCTTTCTCTCCGCCACCGGTGAACCGGGGGCGATTTGGTTCGCGTGCTTGGAGCTGGCCAAATGGGGAAGCATTTCGTTTAGTAAGGTTTCGTTGCGACAATTCGTCAATTCGTGACATTTTTCGCGGAACAAATTATAACCACGGGAAcagattgtgtttttgttctggttttttgttcgtgaAAATGGTCAATTTGTTGGAGGGAAATATTTACCGCATTTGAAACAAAGTCATGCAGGAGTTTAcaaagttgttgttgttgggttgtTGGGATACAATTTAATGACGGTTGATAACGTAAATGGGCTGAAAGCATGAAACAAGCTTAATGAAAATGCAGATTAAAAATTCGTCTTCGAAATATACTGACCGTTGATATTTTGGATCAAATTGAAATGAGTACGAGTGGAATCAATGTTTGCAAATGCAGTgtttgtatttaaaatattgaataattttgtaCAGCCCAACATCaagtttagaaaaaaaaaaccaaacggtTCTGAAAATTCAGAATATGCAGAATTCAAAATGGATAAGTCTCAGTGGACTTATTGCTCAGTGGAATATCAAATTTCTTCTCTTCTAAAaggtttttctatttttattatatttttaatcgGTTTTTGAATACAGCACCTTTAACATGATGTTATTGTTAAagataacatttttaaaaacattactGTCACAGCAATTGGGTTTATGCCGCAAGGCTATTGGGGAAAGCGATATGAAAGCTCAAAAAAGGGGCTCATCGCTTTTCATGGCTTTTTCACGGATGAACTTTAAAAAAGCTCTTTGAATGTCCTGATTGTGAAGCTTTTGTTAGCTAAAGCTTTTGAGAACAATGTCAACTTTTCTGACGAAACGAAAGCTTTCTACATTGCAAAGAAACCCAGCTTCATAACATTCTGTCAAGAGGGCGCATGTGTTGTGCAAACCGTCGCGAGGATGGCGTAACATGTTCTTGACCTCTGCTACTTTGCCCTAGCATTTCCCGCGTTCTCGTGCCCTATCGCACGCCCGGGAAGGGTGCACGTGTTTACGCAAAGTTACTGCTATTTTTGCCCACCGCAATGCTGCGGTGCGCACGAAAGCTCTTATCAAAATTCGTTCGTACGGCTTACCTTAGCGGTGAGCCCAAGGGCGTGGCAATGCCGAATCCTTTCGCATCCAGATTCCGCCCGACCTTCATCGTGTCGCACGGCTCCCGTTCGTTGGTGTAGTCGTTCTTCGGTGACTCGATGAGCAGCGCGTACTTGCCCTTCGACGTACGTACCCGCCGGATGCCCTCGTCGTACGTCTTGACGAATAGGTGCTTGCGGGAGTTCATGTACTCCCACATGCGGCTGTACAGGGAGATTTGTGATTTCTGTTTCCAGGTTTTGGGGCAGGCGGGCGGTCGGTAAAACCGAGTTGGTGGGAAGAGTATTGAAATTAATGAGCGCCTGTGCGGGAAGCCAGGACAACCGCGCGATACATACCCGGAAGAAGTCCCAGGTCGAGCCATGAATCAACGTGCCGTACTGGACTTCTGTTTGCGAGGCCAGATCCTCCGGGGAGTTGATTGGCGTGACCATGCGCTCGACCGTCAGGAAGGCGGCCAGGTTGGCCGTGTAGGACGAGATTAGGATGAGCGTGAAGAACCACCAGACCGAGCCGACGATCCGGCCCGAGATCGAGCGTGGTGAGATGTCGCAGCCCTGCTGCATGAAGGCGCCCAGAGCGAACCAGAATGAGTTCAGAATGCTAAACTCATTTACCGTCGCCTGTGGCACTGCGTCCGGTTGTTCGCCTGACATATCCGGTCGTGGTAAGAGCAGCAGCGTCAGTAGTAACGCACGGTAGCCGAATTAGCCATAAAGTGTGTCACAAAGCAGCACGAACAGCAGCAgtcaccatgaggggccgtgCCAGTGATGGTCCGGGAAGGGCCCAACGTTTTGGGGCGCAGACACGGTGTCACGGCGTGGGACGGTTGGGGAAGGAGCAGAAAGGGAAACATATGAGATAAGTTACGTCTTTTGTGCGCTCATGCGAGAGATGCAGTGTTTTCCACCGGAAGTGTTCACAACTCATCCGAATGCGAGCGGCTTGGTACGTGCCGTGCGCCATCGGACGCCCCCGACTCTGGATGTAGATGCCTGTAAGGGCGGAAATACACTGCATCCCCTAGGGCGGCACACTTCCGAAAAGGTGAAATGGTGTCCGTTCCTTTGGACAGCGAAATTAATTACCGTTATAATTAACTAGTCGCCATTCGAAGGGCGAAAAGCGTGACACTATGTACAGGACGATGCTGACACCGACGTAGCTGAACAGCACGCACACCTAGGTATCGGAAGGACGTGGATCGCAAACAGAGCATTAGTATTAGCTGTCGCATTTGTTGAGGGGAAATGCATTATTGACCACCTCAAACACGACGGATTGTATGACAGTTCGCCGTGCGGTAGACGCAGGACGACATAACACCACCGAAAACTCGTGTTCCTGTTACCTCGGGTCACGGTTTTCGGTGGCACTCATTAGTTCGTCCTTAACTCCAGCACGCACACTGCGTCCACTACTTACCCAGATCTCTTTGGAAAGCGGATTGAGGAAGCTAAATACGCTCGGCTTCTGCTTGACCGGCCGTTTGATCATGATGGAAATGCCGAGCGACATGAACGGTTTGCTAAAATCGATGACGCGCTCGCGCTCGGACGTGATGGTCATAGGGGCGATAGCGAAATCGGCCTCCTTTCGGACGAGTTCGCCCACCATTCCGTCCCAGCCACCCTTGACGTCGGGGTTTTCCGAACCGTACTGACCATCCTTCACTATCCGCAGCTCATCTGGTCGTTGGCAGCGATTTGAATGGAGGAAAGAAAAGATTCAATTTGAAGTTttaggttgtgttttttttgtctttcgcGCTACTGGTGGACATTCTATTTGGCCGAGAGTTGGCGAGCGTAAAAACAGTTTCCTGTGTAGGTAGCTCATGATAGAAAAAACTCTAATGAAAAGGGATCTTAAGGACACCGTCGACTGGTGAAAGAATGTCTACACTGCTAGACATCAAACAAAGATCTTGTCCGCATCTTGGGGGCTAATAGGAAAGTTTTCAAATATAAACTTTGGAGGAGGGATACTGCAAGTGGGATTTTCTTGTGCTTTTCGCTTAACGTAAGGGTTGACCTTGATGAGGGTACGGAAAAGAGTTTCATGCAGTGGTGTGTATAATTGTGGTTGACTATTAGACATTGGAGGAACACTAAGCGTTTCCAGGATATGAtttttcaatgaaatattaaGTATGAATCAAATGGGAGATAATTCTATTATAATAATGCACTGTTTGaatattgtttcgtttttctatgtttctaataactttgtTACACAATAATTAAGGCATTTTGTGTATTTCCATTCGGctaaaatacaattatttgaaaatatttagtTTGAGCGAATTAAACCTAGTAGCTTTGCTTTAAAGATTGTTAAGAAACTCACGTTAGTAAATAAACCGAAAAGATAGAACTTGCAAAACACTAGAAGTAATTTACAAGTTTGCTTCAATCCGAACACAAGTGGGTCACGCgcaatcatcattttctgATCATACCATTCGGAATTGAATGATGAATGATTGCTTGTACTTTCACATATTGCCCGGCCATCAGTATGAATAATATACATTAATCCTCAACTACTGTTTCCATCGAGGGAATTGGCGACATTAATAGGAAAGTACTTTCAATAGCGATGAAAAGATGGAGCATTAGCTGGCTCCATGGTGGTGCATTGCTAATGCTACCTGTCTTGAAAAGACCTATTGACACAGGAAAATTTATAATGCATTTATCTCCTTTTGCCAGTAGGCAGCGATTAAAGATCTTTAATACAGGGTGTACCTTGTATGGTAACGAGCTAAAGAATTATGTTGAAAGTATCTTAATTTTATAGATTTATTAAgtgtgtggaaaataaatgcttCAACTTGATGGGAAGTACCATCCCAATGCTCTTAATTGTAACTTCTACAATTTGTAGTATCTTACTTTTAACTTAAATGTGAATGACAAACCAACTACTGCCGTAGACGGTTGAAGGCAACAATGATAGAGGAGGGttttaaaactaaacacaaacaaGGTCAAGTCAATAGAAAAACATGATCCCAAAGTTCCTAGTGTAGCCCCAAGGCAGTGCAAGTCAAAAATTATGTCCATTTGATATCTTTTCACTAGAGAAAGTACAAAGGATACAGGTAAatatgataaagaaaaagggagACTGGGAAGATAACTGAGCAAACGATCTCGATGCGTATACGTACAGTTGATGCCGAGTTTTTTCGCCAGCAGCTCGGCCAAATCCTTGCAGTAGCCCTCGAAGCGCTCGTTCGTCTCCAGCGTCTCGCCCGGTTCCGGCTGTCGCAGCATGATGTACGGCTCCTCGATGATGGTCGTCACGATGTACGTCTTGTTCCGCTCGTAATGCATGTCCGTCTTGAGTCGGGTGTACTTTGCGACGACCGGCGCCAGTCCACCTTCGTCCGACCACTCGGCCACCTTTACCATCGCGCTGTTCACTGTCATCTCGACCACGTGCAGCGTGTAGTTCTGGCGTTTGCCGTCTTCGTTGAATCTGATATCACCGGTAAGGCCCGATATTTCCACCTGGTCTTGGTAAACCCGTGATCGTAAAACCCCGGCCGGTGGGGTTGCATGTACCCAACCGTAAAGCAGTCACATATAGCGTCGTGGAGCGTTGTAGTagtgggtttttttcgttGATGGCCCAATGCCAACCGTGCAATTGTGGCGATTGTAGTAGCAGTGATGATGCCAATAGACGGGAAGGTGTAAAAGTTGTGCCATTTGCAAGAACGATAAACAGAACAGAGAGAACCCGTGAGTTAGATGGCAGAGGGAGAAATAACGAACCGATATTAGCCGTCCGTAGGGTTGCATTTTATGAGAAAGGAAAGCAAGCATTGCTACGCAACGGACGCAGCGCAAGTGATGGTATAAATAAAGACCGGTAGCCATAATAATGTATCACGGGCTCATAAATCTTGGCTCGATTTGGCGAAGGCAACCATCTAGGCAGAATTGAGCCATTCTACACTAAAAAAAGAGTCTCTAAGCAGTCCAATACACGTGCCATTGAGGGGCGACGTTGAAAGTATCGTAATATTCGGTTGCAAGGATTATTTTACAATCAGCTTCGAAACATTGGTGTCACATACCATGTTCGTAGTTTAAATAGAATTTTCTGTAGTCAGAACTTTGAAAAGTAATTGAGGAAAACAACTCAATTGTCGCGTGAATTTCTACTGCAAGTTGTCCACTGTGCAGTCACTCAGATTGGTGCCAAACCGGTCAGGTGAAAGGAAACATCTACATTGCTTACCTTGCGCAGGTAGCGTGAAATTTTATCACCGTGCTCCCACGGGGTGACCCAACCTTTGGAGGTGTTACAGTCCAGCGTTCGCGTTCCGTTGGTGGGAAGGTTGAACGGCTGGCCCCGATTACGCATCGTGTACGCCCGGAACTGGTCCGGCTTTTTGCGCATAATCTTGGAGAATGCCTCGACCAGCACGAACACGGCATCGTACATGAGGGCAGCCTGGGCCGAGATCAGTTCTTTTCCGGCGCCCTGCGATGTGGTCGGATCTAATCGCTTCCATCCATCAAGAAACTCCTTGACGTACTTTTTGCTCGTATCGACGATACGAAAGCC
This Anopheles marshallii chromosome 3, idAnoMarsDA_429_01, whole genome shotgun sequence DNA region includes the following protein-coding sequences:
- the LOC128711868 gene encoding glutamate receptor 1-like — protein: MLNHNLNVTARRFELQAYVDVINTADAFKLSKLICNQFSRGVFAMLGAVSPDSFDTLHSYSNTFQMPFVTPWFPEKVLTPSSGFLDFAISMRPDYYQAIIDTVRYYGWDRIIYMYDSHDGLLRLQQIYQGLRPGNETFHVETVKRIANVSDAIEFLRTIEELNRWSRKHIVLDCSTELAKDIVVSHVRDITLGKRTYHYLLSGLVMDDRWESEVIEYGAINITGFRIVDTSKKYVKEFLDGWKRLDPTTSQGAGKELISAQAALMYDAVFVLVEAFSKIMRKKPDQFRAYTMRNRGQPFNLPTNGTRTLDCNTSKGWVTPWEHGDKISRYLRKVEISGLTGDIRFNEDGKRQNYTLHVVEMTVNSAMVKVAEWSDEGGLAPVVAKYTRLKTDMHYERNKTYIVTTIIEEPYIMLRQPEPGETLETNERFEGYCKDLAELLAKKLGINYELRIVKDGQYGSENPDVKGGWDGMVGELVRKEADFAIAPMTITSERERVIDFSKPFMSLGISIMIKRPVKQKPSVFSFLNPLSKEIWVCVLFSYVGVSIVLYIVSRFSPFEWRLVTRPDMSGEQPDAVPQATVNEFSILNSFWFALGAFMQQGCDISPRSISGRIVGSVWWFFTLILISSYTANLAAFLTVERMVTPINSPEDLASQTEVQYGTLIHGSTWDFFRKSQISLYSRMWEYMNSRKHLFVKTYDEGIRRVRTSKGKYALLIESPKNDYTNEREPCDTMKVGRNLDAKGFGIATPLGSPLRDPINLAVLSLKENGELTKLLNKWWFDRTECKHYDKQDASRNELSLSNVAGIFYILIGGLLVALAVALVEFCMKSSNRSSNRIPLSDTMTSNSNSKNRLTMPPAAREYDNGRIGVSGGYIHPHWRTATEPY